The Octadecabacter arcticus 238 genome contains a region encoding:
- a CDS encoding M48 family metalloprotease → MRLSVLSIFLSAAITLVSVAAPAHAVNLIRDADIEHSLDQLAAPILRAAGLNPNNVRILIVNDSTMNAFVINERAIFIHSGLLQRVNSAGQLQSIIAHEAAHIANDHISRRLTNLRGANTAAGFGIALALAVAIASDSGAAAGGIAAGAAGAAQRQFFAHTRAEESAADQSSVRFMLRAGVDPASTAEVLELFRGQEALSVSRQAPYARTHPLTSDRIRALRGLIAANPGNAAPNPNADFWFARAQGKLSAFTQNPSWTLRRVRNDDSPVGLMRAAVAYHRQADANRAIQTMQTLLAQYPNDAYWYELFGQILLESRQAGPAVQAYQNAVALNGDEPLILAGYGRALLALDTADSNARAVTTLERARALDGQSSATLRDLGQAYARTNQPGLASLATAERYALQGRMDDALVHATRGVDRLARGSAPWQRAQDVLSAVQ, encoded by the coding sequence ATGCGACTTTCAGTGCTGTCCATCTTTCTAAGCGCCGCGATCACACTTGTCAGTGTCGCGGCACCCGCCCATGCGGTAAACCTGATCCGCGATGCTGACATCGAACACAGCCTTGATCAATTGGCCGCCCCCATCCTGCGCGCGGCTGGGCTGAACCCCAACAACGTGCGCATTCTGATCGTCAATGACAGCACGATGAACGCCTTTGTCATCAATGAACGCGCGATCTTTATCCATTCTGGCCTGTTGCAGCGGGTCAACAGTGCGGGGCAGTTGCAATCTATCATCGCACATGAGGCCGCCCATATTGCCAATGACCACATCTCACGCCGCCTTACCAATCTGCGCGGGGCCAACACGGCTGCGGGCTTTGGCATTGCATTGGCATTGGCAGTCGCTATCGCCTCTGACAGTGGTGCCGCAGCAGGTGGCATTGCTGCGGGGGCAGCTGGCGCTGCACAGCGTCAATTTTTCGCCCATACCCGCGCCGAAGAATCCGCCGCTGATCAATCCAGCGTCAGATTCATGCTGCGTGCGGGCGTGGACCCCGCCAGCACCGCCGAAGTGCTCGAATTATTTCGCGGACAAGAAGCCCTGTCTGTGTCGCGCCAAGCCCCCTACGCGCGCACCCATCCGCTGACATCGGATCGCATTCGGGCCTTGCGCGGCCTGATCGCCGCCAATCCCGGAAATGCCGCGCCCAATCCGAACGCTGATTTCTGGTTCGCCCGCGCCCAAGGCAAACTGAGCGCATTCACCCAAAATCCCAGCTGGACCCTGCGCCGAGTGCGAAATGACGACTCCCCCGTAGGCCTCATGCGCGCTGCGGTCGCCTATCACCGCCAAGCGGACGCAAATCGTGCCATCCAAACGATGCAAACCCTGTTGGCGCAATATCCCAACGACGCCTACTGGTACGAACTGTTCGGTCAAATCCTGCTCGAAAGCCGACAAGCGGGCCCCGCTGTGCAAGCCTACCAGAACGCCGTCGCTTTAAATGGCGATGAACCGCTGATCTTGGCGGGATATGGCCGCGCGTTGCTGGCGCTGGATACGGCTGACAGCAATGCGCGTGCGGTCACGACACTGGAACGCGCCCGTGCATTGGACGGGCAGTCATCAGCCACCCTGCGCGATCTTGGGCAAGCCTATGCGCGCACCAATCAACCGGGCCTTGCCTCGCTGGCCACTGCCGAACGTTACGCGCTTCAGGGTCGGATGGATGACGCACTTGTGCATGCCACCCGCGGCGTTGATCGACTTGCGCGCGGCTCTGCCCCTTGGCAGCGCGCGCAAGACGTGCTTTCTGCTGTTCAATAA
- a CDS encoding N-acetylmuramoyl-L-alanine amidase, whose product MRVWVKAKLGILALCLGVSGGVSAQDFSALARLDVTQSGADDRFRNVEVALYLSQPVPYRVFTLDDPKRLVLDFREVDFRGVDAAAFTRSDWISGARFGALRPGWSRMILDLVDPVRVDQAGMTVDAVDGTARVEVVLRATSLEDFMAAAGPLNDPDWAFLMAADPASVAPQDADGPLIVVIDPGHGGLDPGAGYADVHEAELMLALALELTAALGRIEGVQPAVTRADDTFVALQERLTLARGAGADLFISLHADALEGAQATGASVYTLTETAAEGASQRMAERHEGGDLLAGVDLSGQGDEVAMVLQDLLRVETAAAGERFADQLVQAMRDTGAVLNSRPRRQAELAVLNAADFPSVLLEVGFLSNDADRARLTSPQGRAPIVAAVTLAVGRWAIQEAAFAPLIRQ is encoded by the coding sequence TTGAGGGTTTGGGTCAAAGCAAAACTGGGGATTTTGGCGCTTTGTTTGGGAGTCTCAGGCGGCGTCAGCGCGCAGGATTTTTCCGCATTGGCGCGGCTGGATGTTACGCAATCGGGGGCGGATGATCGGTTCCGCAACGTCGAGGTCGCGCTGTATCTGTCCCAGCCGGTGCCCTACCGTGTATTCACGTTGGATGATCCAAAACGCTTGGTTTTGGATTTTCGCGAAGTTGATTTTCGCGGTGTCGATGCTGCGGCCTTTACCAGAAGCGACTGGATTTCGGGCGCGCGGTTCGGGGCGCTGCGGCCAGGGTGGAGCCGGATGATCCTTGATTTGGTCGACCCTGTGCGCGTCGATCAGGCGGGCATGACGGTGGACGCGGTAGACGGAACCGCGCGGGTTGAGGTCGTGTTGCGCGCGACGTCGCTAGAAGATTTTATGGCAGCGGCAGGGCCGCTGAACGATCCTGATTGGGCGTTCCTGATGGCGGCTGATCCTGCATCTGTTGCGCCGCAGGACGCAGATGGGCCGTTGATTGTTGTGATTGATCCGGGCCATGGCGGGCTTGATCCGGGGGCGGGATACGCCGATGTACATGAGGCCGAGTTGATGCTGGCGCTGGCATTGGAATTGACGGCTGCGTTGGGTCGCATTGAGGGAGTTCAGCCCGCAGTAACCCGCGCCGATGACACGTTTGTGGCGCTGCAAGAACGCCTGACATTGGCCCGCGGGGCGGGGGCGGATTTGTTTATTTCGTTGCATGCAGATGCCTTGGAAGGCGCGCAGGCAACCGGCGCGTCCGTTTACACGCTCACAGAAACCGCAGCTGAAGGCGCGTCCCAGCGGATGGCTGAACGTCATGAAGGCGGTGATTTGCTGGCTGGCGTTGATCTTAGCGGGCAAGGCGATGAAGTCGCGATGGTGCTGCAGGATCTATTGCGGGTCGAAACGGCGGCAGCGGGAGAGCGGTTTGCAGATCAGCTGGTCCAAGCGATGCGCGACACGGGCGCAGTGTTGAATTCGCGACCAAGGCGGCAGGCGGAACTGGCCGTCTTGAATGCGGCTGATTTTCCGTCCGTATTATTAGAGGTCGGATTTTTGTCCAATGATGCGGACCGTGCACGCCTGACCAGCCCGCAGGGGCGCGCGCCGATTGTGGCGGCGGTGACGCTGGCGGTTGGGCGTTGGGCGATCCAAGAAGCCGCATTCGCGCCGCTTATCCGGCAGTGA
- a CDS encoding pyridoxal phosphate-dependent aminotransferase encodes MRNSRRGDVDPFIVMDVMEAARAAETAGRHIIHMEVGQPGTGAPQDAVQRLAGDMSRDPLGYTVGLGLPELRARIARHYRDWYGLDLDAERVVITAGASGAFLLAFSALFDTGERVGLGAPCYPSYRQILKALDLVPVDMPTTMAARMQPVAADVAAHKLSGLIVASPANPTGTMLDIDAMRALADACAATGAAFISDEIYHGLAYEGRAVSALEVTDEVYVINSFSKYFSMTGWRVGWMVVPKDHVRTIERLAQNMFICPSHASQRLALHAMECGPELDLNVDVYRANRALMLQELPKAGLGKFAPPDGAFYVYVDVSDYTDDSIKFCAQVLESAGVAITPGLDFDPVEGHHWVRMSYARSNEDIREGLVRLVAFMAEREAAA; translated from the coding sequence ATGCGGAACTCAAGACGGGGCGACGTCGATCCCTTTATCGTGATGGACGTGATGGAGGCGGCGCGGGCGGCTGAAACAGCTGGGCGACATATTATCCACATGGAAGTGGGTCAACCGGGGACGGGGGCACCGCAAGACGCGGTGCAACGGCTGGCGGGCGATATGTCGCGCGATCCATTGGGCTACACGGTTGGGCTCGGGTTGCCGGAACTGCGTGCGCGAATCGCGCGCCATTACCGCGATTGGTACGGGCTGGACTTGGACGCGGAGCGCGTGGTGATAACCGCTGGTGCATCGGGTGCGTTCTTGCTGGCGTTTTCGGCGCTGTTTGACACTGGCGAGCGGGTCGGTCTTGGCGCGCCGTGCTATCCGTCTTATCGCCAGATTTTGAAGGCACTGGATTTGGTGCCAGTGGATATGCCCACAACGATGGCCGCACGCATGCAGCCCGTGGCGGCAGACGTGGCGGCGCATAAATTGTCAGGTCTGATTGTCGCGTCGCCCGCGAATCCTACCGGAACGATGCTGGATATTGATGCCATGCGCGCATTGGCGGATGCTTGCGCAGCGACCGGCGCTGCGTTTATCAGTGATGAAATTTATCACGGGCTGGCATACGAGGGTCGCGCCGTGAGCGCCTTAGAGGTGACGGACGAGGTCTATGTCATCAACTCGTTTTCCAAATACTTTTCCATGACGGGGTGGCGTGTCGGTTGGATGGTTGTGCCGAAAGATCACGTGCGCACGATTGAACGGTTGGCGCAGAATATGTTTATTTGCCCGTCCCATGCATCCCAACGATTGGCGTTGCACGCGATGGAGTGTGGGCCGGAGCTGGATCTGAATGTAGACGTCTACCGCGCCAATCGAGCGCTGATGCTTCAAGAACTGCCCAAGGCGGGCCTTGGCAAGTTTGCGCCACCTGACGGGGCGTTTTATGTGTATGTCGACGTGTCCGATTACACCGACGACAGCATTAAGTTTTGCGCGCAAGTGCTTGAAAGCGCTGGTGTTGCGATCACGCCAGGTCTGGATTTTGATCCTGTTGAGGGACATCACTGGGTGCGGATGTCATATGCACGATCCAATGAAGATATTCGCGAAGGTCTTGTTCGACTGGTGGCGTTCATGGCCGAGCGGGAGGCCGCAGCTTGA
- a CDS encoding class I SAM-dependent methyltransferase — protein MTVQSSPADIIATYDRVAADYQSQRNRSLVEKPILDRMLGVTPRNLSPRRLLDLGCGPGAPIATYLAERGMAITGVDGAAAMVNLFAQTLPNATAVHADMRTLDLGETFDAILAWDSFFHLSPHDQRAMFAFFQAHAAPKASLMFTSGHIAGEVWGHAAGAPVYHSSLDPDDYRDLLTTHGFKVIEYRPEDPTCDFHTIWLARYTG, from the coding sequence ATGACAGTTCAATCAAGCCCCGCCGACATCATCGCAACCTATGACCGTGTCGCGGCTGATTATCAGTCCCAGCGTAATCGAAGCTTGGTTGAAAAACCTATATTGGACAGGATGTTAGGCGTCACGCCGCGCAATCTGTCGCCACGCCGATTGCTTGATCTGGGCTGCGGTCCCGGCGCGCCAATCGCGACATATCTGGCAGAACGCGGCATGGCGATCACCGGTGTTGACGGTGCCGCTGCCATGGTCAATCTGTTTGCCCAAACCCTGCCAAACGCCACCGCCGTTCACGCAGATATGAGAACCCTTGATTTGGGAGAAACCTTTGATGCAATCCTCGCTTGGGACAGTTTCTTTCACCTGAGCCCGCATGATCAGCGCGCCATGTTTGCATTTTTTCAGGCCCACGCGGCGCCAAAAGCATCGCTGATGTTCACATCTGGCCACATCGCGGGTGAGGTTTGGGGCCATGCCGCTGGTGCGCCCGTTTATCATTCCAGCCTTGATCCCGATGACTACCGCGACCTGCTCACCACCCATGGTTTTAAGGTCATCGAATATCGCCCAGAGGACCCGACTTGCGATTTTCACACCATTTGGCTGGCCCGTTACACAGGGTAA
- a CDS encoding DsbA family protein, which produces MRLISTIAALLLTTTSVFAQDVTSDDAMTDAQRDTFRAEVRAYLMENPEVLMEAIAVLENRQEQAEATRDETLAQVNMNALIDDGFSFVGGNPDGDITIVEFIDYRCGFCRRAHPEVAELVTSDGNIRIITKEFPILGEQSVLASQFAVATKTVAGDEAYKLVSDALIALQSDVTPTSLSSLASAFDLDGDAIFAEMNSDATKAVLANNRALGDRMQITGTPTFVFGDQMVRGYINLAQMRQIVEQERDDG; this is translated from the coding sequence ATGCGCCTGATATCCACCATCGCCGCCCTTTTGCTGACCACAACGTCTGTGTTCGCCCAAGACGTCACATCTGACGACGCAATGACGGACGCGCAGCGCGACACATTCCGCGCCGAAGTCCGCGCCTACCTGATGGAAAACCCCGAAGTGTTGATGGAAGCCATCGCTGTGCTTGAAAACCGTCAGGAACAGGCCGAAGCGACGCGTGATGAAACGCTCGCGCAGGTCAATATGAACGCGCTCATTGATGACGGGTTCTCATTTGTTGGCGGCAATCCGGACGGCGACATAACAATTGTTGAATTTATCGACTACCGCTGCGGTTTCTGTCGCCGCGCCCACCCCGAAGTGGCTGAATTGGTCACAAGCGATGGCAATATCCGCATCATCACCAAAGAATTCCCCATTCTGGGGGAACAATCCGTGCTGGCCTCACAATTCGCCGTCGCCACCAAGACCGTCGCGGGGGATGAAGCCTACAAACTCGTCTCGGACGCGCTGATCGCATTGCAATCGGACGTGACACCGACCAGCCTGTCGTCCTTGGCGTCTGCCTTCGATCTGGACGGCGACGCGATCTTTGCCGAAATGAACAGTGACGCCACCAAAGCGGTGCTGGCCAACAACCGCGCCCTTGGGGACCGGATGCAGATCACCGGCACCCCGACATTCGTGTTTGGCGACCAGAT